The proteins below come from a single Danio aesculapii chromosome 23, fDanAes4.1, whole genome shotgun sequence genomic window:
- the LOC130217544 gene encoding coiled-coil domain-containing protein 106-like — MENSDKNRKGVRTRAKRNDNVEMDAIDKTCGSDTSGVSMAPTAHLSDKRQSHELEMCKLRVEMQKEKIDELTKERDYLKEQLASALKKDKGSSKAISLSSNSSNDSSVESSSDALSDTSTSSSEVNKKQKKVNRKVKEKKNVKKSKKMEMKSGQRAQTPQQVVARYKKILRHFSRGGTMSSAFKHVGVDRNTIVANAPIAELYIAAPNKFKELVQNHRSRDKLSAFATQCAAEIHENQSIEETVSALKSSNKLLPIQRK, encoded by the exons ATGGAGAACTCCGACAAAAATCGAAAAGGTGTACGGACACGAGCCAAAAGGAATGACAATGTGGAGATGGATGCAATAGATAAGACGTGCGGCAGTGACACTAGTG GTGTCTCCATGGCCCCCACTGCACATTTGTCAGACAAAAGGCAATCTCATGAGTTGGAGATGTGTAAACTGAGAGTAGAAATGCAAAAAGAGAAGATTGATGAGCTGACTAAAGAAAGAGACTATCTAAAGGAGCAACTGGCATCAG CTCTGAAAAAAGACAAAGGTTCCAGCAAGGCGATTTCCCTGTCTTCAAATTCCTCTAATGACAGCTCGGTTGAATCTTCCTCTGATGCTTTGTCAGACACCTCGACATCCTCATCAGAGGTGAACAAGAAGCAGAAGAAGGTGAATAGAAaggtgaaagaaaaaaagaatgtgAAGAAGTCAAAGAAAATGGAAATGAAGTCAGGGCAGAGAG CCCAAACACCACAGCAGGTGGTTGCCCGATATAAAAAAATCCTCCGGCACTTCAGTAGAGGAGGGACCATGTCATCTGCTTTCAAGCATGTTGGGGTGGACCGGAACACAATTGTGGCAAATGCTCCAATTGCTGAGCTTTACATCGCAGCGCCTAACAAGTTTAAGGAACTTGTTCAAAACCATAGAAGCCGGGATAAACTTAGTGCTTTTGCCACACAATGTGCTGCTGAAATTCATGAAAATCAATCCATTGAAGAGACTGTCAGTGCCTTGAAAAGTTCCAATAAGCTGCTGCCCATACAAAGAAAGTGA